One region of Vigna angularis cultivar LongXiaoDou No.4 chromosome 10, ASM1680809v1, whole genome shotgun sequence genomic DNA includes:
- the LOC108335082 gene encoding protein PHLOEM PROTEIN 2-LIKE A10, with the protein MEVQLVGQGFRFDYVRKRKKWIFILCAVGLGGFSAYKLFHAPSVVRKRKRLSKLAGALVSVAEAVSESADTIGIVSRDVKEFLQSDSDQIPNSLKQISKIARSQQLSESLVGVTSAVTVGVLRGYQSMNRTGGEQSGSTAVDRVLDKMFTPAGSGFASVVLGSFARNLVLAFYTDQRNHLGGESNSSNETSGVTHVGSNSDPVLAWVDVVCGDKCGELIGNCVQLFVSTAVAVYLDKTMHINTYDDFFAGLTNPKHETNVREILVSVCNGAVETLIKTSHKVLTSSNAVVGSGSGSYLAIGETLINEDLGGEMSSIESKADDVYDEENKSGWVGKISSTLAVPSNRRLVLDLTGRVTFETVRSFMEFVLQTFCASVRRCAHVAQEAVLEIVRYLAAKSSVIVTICLSLYLHIMGGGWALVPA; encoded by the coding sequence ATGGAAGTGCAGTTAGTTGGTCAGGGTTTTCGTTTTGATTACGTCcgtaaaagaaagaaatggatTTTCATTCTGTGTGCTGTTGGGTTGGGTGGTTTCAGCGCTTACAAGCTCTTTCATGCGCCTTCTGTTGTTCGTAAGAGAAAGAGGCTTTCGAAGCTTGCGGGTGCGTTGGTTTCCGTAGCGGAAGCCGTGTCCGAATCTGCAGATACCATCGGAATCGTATCCAGAGACGTTAAAGAGTTTCTGCAGTCCGATTCAGATCAAATCCCCAATAGCTTGAAGCAGATTTCCAAGATTGCTCGCTCTCAACAATTGTCGGAGTCCTTGGTTGGCGTCACCAGTGCTGTCACCGTCGGAGTCCTGCGCGGTTATCAATCTATGAACCGGACTGGTGGTGAGCAATCCGGTTCAACGGCCGTGGACCGGGTGCTTGACAAAATGTTTACACCAGCTGGGTCAGGTTTTGCTTCGGTAGTTCTTGGAAGCTTTGCTAGGAACCTGGTTCTTGCGTTTTATACGGATCAACGTAACCACTTAGGTGGAGAGTCGAACTCCAGCAATGAGACTAGTGGTGTCACACATGTTGGATCCAATTCGGATCCTGTTCTTGCTTGGGTGGATGTAGTTTGTGGTGATAAGTGTGGGGAACTGATTGGGAATTGTGTGCAATTGTTTGTGAGCACCGCGGTTGCGGTTTATCTTGATAAGACCATGCATATCAACACCTATGACGATTTCTTTGCTGGCTTAACTAACCCGAAGCATGAGACCAATGTGAGGGAAATCTTGGTTTCTGTTTGTAATGGTGCCGTGGAGACTCTCATCAAGACGTCTCACAAAGTGTTAACAAGTTCAAATGCAGTTGTTGGTTCAGGTTCAGGTTCATATTTGGCTATTGGAGAAACTTTGATAAATGAGGACCTGGGTGGAGAAATGTCGTCCATTGAATCGAAGGCTGATGATGTTTatgatgaagaaaataagagTGGCTGGGTGGGCAAAATTTCGTCAACATTGGCGGTTCCCAGTAATAGGAGGCTTGTTCTTGACCTGACTGGAAGGGTGACGTTTGAGACTGTTAGGTCTTTCATGGAGTTTGTTTTGCAGACATTTTGTGCTTCTGTGAGGAGATGTGCTCATGTTGCTCAAGAGGCAGTGCTTGAGATTGTGAGATATCTTGCAGCGAAGTCCTCCGTCATTGTGACTATATGTCTCTCGTTGTATCTGCACATAATGGGTGGAGGCTGGGCTTTGGTGCCTGCTTAA
- the LOC108335152 gene encoding ACT domain-containing protein ACR1-like isoform X1, with the protein MEICYHAHIDREIESLIERIHPPRVCIDNDSCRDCTVVKQVDSANRKGILLEMVQVLTDLDLIISKSYISSDGGWFMDVFHVTDEAGKKLTDETLMLHIQQELCVTRSKGKISRDREGGCEKGAEEEVVGKEITAMEMSGVDRAGLLSELAGVLVEQECVVTAATAWTHNDRVACIILVEDALKAGPISDPKRLGLMEEQLENVVAAHRGERKRVRVTRLGAGHTQRERRLHQLMYADRDYESCRACDGDSSGAHKKGCDGTHVSVGKCEDKGYLVVNVRSRDRPKLLFDTVCVLTDMQYVVFHAAISSKRSMAHQEYYIRQMGSSGIPSESEKQKLTLCLIAAVERRVSHGLRMDIVTENRAGLLSNVTRVFRENGLSISRFEIGTEGGKAVGSFFVTDCSGEEVNPNIVELVRQETGGSVVIDHKSPHRLHQSSSSSSSVIHQTTDTEEGKPKFSLGSLLWSRLERLSGGFGPIRS; encoded by the exons ATGGAAATATGTTACCACGCTCACATCGATCGCGAGATTGAATCGCTCATAGAAAGAATACATCCTCCCAG GGTCTGCATCGATAATGATTCTTGCCGAGACTGCACTGTGGTGAAG CAGGTAGACAGTGCAAACAGGAAGGGGATATTACTGGAGATGGTCCAAGTGCTGACAGATCTTGATCTCATCATTTCCAAATCATACATTTCCTCCGATGGTGGATGGTTTATGGACG TGTTCCACGTGACTGATGAAGCTGGCAAGAAGCTCACAGACGAAACGCTCATGCTCCACATCCAGCAG GAACTGTGCGTGACAAGAAGCAAAGGAAAGATTTCAAGGGATAGAGAAGGAGGTTGTGAGAAAGGAGCAGAGGAAGAGGTGGTGGGAAAGGAGATAACAGCGATGGAGATGAGTGGGGTGGATCGAGCTGGCCTACTATCAGAGCTAGCAGGAGTGTTGGTTGAGCAGGAATGTGTCGTTACCGCTGCAACTGCATGGACCCACAACGACAGAGTGGCCTGTATAATATTGGTGGAGGATGCGTTAAAAGCAGGGCCCATAAGCGACCCAAAACGGCTGGGCCTAATGGAGGAGCAGCTGGAAAATGTGGTGGCGGCCCATAGGGGAGAGAGGAAGAGGGTGAGGGTGACGAGGTTGGGGGCGGGGCACACCCAAAGGGAGCGGAGGCTCCACCAGCTGATGTACGCGGACAGGGATTACGAGAGTTGCCGCGCGTGTGACGGGGACAGTAGCGGGGCACACAAGAAGGGCTGTGATGGGACCCACGTGTCTGTCGGGAAATGCGAGGACAAAGGGTACTTGGTGGTTAACGTGAGAAGCAGGGATCGTCCTAAGCTCTTGTTCGACACCGTGTGCGTGTTAACGGACATGCAGTATGTGGTGTTCCACGCCGCCATCAGTTCCAAGAGATCCATGGCTCATCAG GAGTACTACATAAGGCAGATGGGTAGTTCAGGTATTCCCAGCGAAAGCGAGAAGCAAAAACTAACCTTATGCTTAATCGCTGCAGTGGAGCGCAGAGTGTcgcat GGATTGAGAATGGATATTGTAACTGAAAATAGAGCGGGGCTACTGTCGAATGTGACGCGGGTGTTTCGTGAAAATGGGTTATCCATATCGAGATTTGAGATCGGAACGGAGGGAGGAAAAGCGGTAGGATCATTCTTTGTGACAGATTGTTCAGGTGAAGAAGTGAACCCAAATATCGTGGAATTGGTGAGACAAGAGACCGGTGGATCCGTCGTTATTGATCACAAGTCGCCCCATAGACTTCATCAATCatcgtcctcctcctcctcgGTTATACACCAAACCACCGACACAGAGGAAGGCAAGCCAAAATTCTCACTCGGAAGCTTGCTATGGTCTCGATTAGAACGCCTCTCCGGCGGTTTTGGCCCCATTAGATCCTGA
- the LOC108335152 gene encoding ACT domain-containing protein ACR1-like isoform X2, with the protein MEICYHAHIDREIESLIERIHPPRVCIDNDSCRDCTVVKVDSANRKGILLEMVQVLTDLDLIISKSYISSDGGWFMDVFHVTDEAGKKLTDETLMLHIQQELCVTRSKGKISRDREGGCEKGAEEEVVGKEITAMEMSGVDRAGLLSELAGVLVEQECVVTAATAWTHNDRVACIILVEDALKAGPISDPKRLGLMEEQLENVVAAHRGERKRVRVTRLGAGHTQRERRLHQLMYADRDYESCRACDGDSSGAHKKGCDGTHVSVGKCEDKGYLVVNVRSRDRPKLLFDTVCVLTDMQYVVFHAAISSKRSMAHQEYYIRQMGSSGIPSESEKQKLTLCLIAAVERRVSHGLRMDIVTENRAGLLSNVTRVFRENGLSISRFEIGTEGGKAVGSFFVTDCSGEEVNPNIVELVRQETGGSVVIDHKSPHRLHQSSSSSSSVIHQTTDTEEGKPKFSLGSLLWSRLERLSGGFGPIRS; encoded by the exons ATGGAAATATGTTACCACGCTCACATCGATCGCGAGATTGAATCGCTCATAGAAAGAATACATCCTCCCAG GGTCTGCATCGATAATGATTCTTGCCGAGACTGCACTGTGGTGAAG GTAGACAGTGCAAACAGGAAGGGGATATTACTGGAGATGGTCCAAGTGCTGACAGATCTTGATCTCATCATTTCCAAATCATACATTTCCTCCGATGGTGGATGGTTTATGGACG TGTTCCACGTGACTGATGAAGCTGGCAAGAAGCTCACAGACGAAACGCTCATGCTCCACATCCAGCAG GAACTGTGCGTGACAAGAAGCAAAGGAAAGATTTCAAGGGATAGAGAAGGAGGTTGTGAGAAAGGAGCAGAGGAAGAGGTGGTGGGAAAGGAGATAACAGCGATGGAGATGAGTGGGGTGGATCGAGCTGGCCTACTATCAGAGCTAGCAGGAGTGTTGGTTGAGCAGGAATGTGTCGTTACCGCTGCAACTGCATGGACCCACAACGACAGAGTGGCCTGTATAATATTGGTGGAGGATGCGTTAAAAGCAGGGCCCATAAGCGACCCAAAACGGCTGGGCCTAATGGAGGAGCAGCTGGAAAATGTGGTGGCGGCCCATAGGGGAGAGAGGAAGAGGGTGAGGGTGACGAGGTTGGGGGCGGGGCACACCCAAAGGGAGCGGAGGCTCCACCAGCTGATGTACGCGGACAGGGATTACGAGAGTTGCCGCGCGTGTGACGGGGACAGTAGCGGGGCACACAAGAAGGGCTGTGATGGGACCCACGTGTCTGTCGGGAAATGCGAGGACAAAGGGTACTTGGTGGTTAACGTGAGAAGCAGGGATCGTCCTAAGCTCTTGTTCGACACCGTGTGCGTGTTAACGGACATGCAGTATGTGGTGTTCCACGCCGCCATCAGTTCCAAGAGATCCATGGCTCATCAG GAGTACTACATAAGGCAGATGGGTAGTTCAGGTATTCCCAGCGAAAGCGAGAAGCAAAAACTAACCTTATGCTTAATCGCTGCAGTGGAGCGCAGAGTGTcgcat GGATTGAGAATGGATATTGTAACTGAAAATAGAGCGGGGCTACTGTCGAATGTGACGCGGGTGTTTCGTGAAAATGGGTTATCCATATCGAGATTTGAGATCGGAACGGAGGGAGGAAAAGCGGTAGGATCATTCTTTGTGACAGATTGTTCAGGTGAAGAAGTGAACCCAAATATCGTGGAATTGGTGAGACAAGAGACCGGTGGATCCGTCGTTATTGATCACAAGTCGCCCCATAGACTTCATCAATCatcgtcctcctcctcctcgGTTATACACCAAACCACCGACACAGAGGAAGGCAAGCCAAAATTCTCACTCGGAAGCTTGCTATGGTCTCGATTAGAACGCCTCTCCGGCGGTTTTGGCCCCATTAGATCCTGA
- the LOC108335152 gene encoding ACT domain-containing protein ACR1-like isoform X3, with amino-acid sequence MVDGLWTELCVTRSKGKISRDREGGCEKGAEEEVVGKEITAMEMSGVDRAGLLSELAGVLVEQECVVTAATAWTHNDRVACIILVEDALKAGPISDPKRLGLMEEQLENVVAAHRGERKRVRVTRLGAGHTQRERRLHQLMYADRDYESCRACDGDSSGAHKKGCDGTHVSVGKCEDKGYLVVNVRSRDRPKLLFDTVCVLTDMQYVVFHAAISSKRSMAHQEYYIRQMGSSGIPSESEKQKLTLCLIAAVERRVSHGLRMDIVTENRAGLLSNVTRVFRENGLSISRFEIGTEGGKAVGSFFVTDCSGEEVNPNIVELVRQETGGSVVIDHKSPHRLHQSSSSSSSVIHQTTDTEEGKPKFSLGSLLWSRLERLSGGFGPIRS; translated from the exons ATGGTGGATGGTTTATGGACG GAACTGTGCGTGACAAGAAGCAAAGGAAAGATTTCAAGGGATAGAGAAGGAGGTTGTGAGAAAGGAGCAGAGGAAGAGGTGGTGGGAAAGGAGATAACAGCGATGGAGATGAGTGGGGTGGATCGAGCTGGCCTACTATCAGAGCTAGCAGGAGTGTTGGTTGAGCAGGAATGTGTCGTTACCGCTGCAACTGCATGGACCCACAACGACAGAGTGGCCTGTATAATATTGGTGGAGGATGCGTTAAAAGCAGGGCCCATAAGCGACCCAAAACGGCTGGGCCTAATGGAGGAGCAGCTGGAAAATGTGGTGGCGGCCCATAGGGGAGAGAGGAAGAGGGTGAGGGTGACGAGGTTGGGGGCGGGGCACACCCAAAGGGAGCGGAGGCTCCACCAGCTGATGTACGCGGACAGGGATTACGAGAGTTGCCGCGCGTGTGACGGGGACAGTAGCGGGGCACACAAGAAGGGCTGTGATGGGACCCACGTGTCTGTCGGGAAATGCGAGGACAAAGGGTACTTGGTGGTTAACGTGAGAAGCAGGGATCGTCCTAAGCTCTTGTTCGACACCGTGTGCGTGTTAACGGACATGCAGTATGTGGTGTTCCACGCCGCCATCAGTTCCAAGAGATCCATGGCTCATCAG GAGTACTACATAAGGCAGATGGGTAGTTCAGGTATTCCCAGCGAAAGCGAGAAGCAAAAACTAACCTTATGCTTAATCGCTGCAGTGGAGCGCAGAGTGTcgcat GGATTGAGAATGGATATTGTAACTGAAAATAGAGCGGGGCTACTGTCGAATGTGACGCGGGTGTTTCGTGAAAATGGGTTATCCATATCGAGATTTGAGATCGGAACGGAGGGAGGAAAAGCGGTAGGATCATTCTTTGTGACAGATTGTTCAGGTGAAGAAGTGAACCCAAATATCGTGGAATTGGTGAGACAAGAGACCGGTGGATCCGTCGTTATTGATCACAAGTCGCCCCATAGACTTCATCAATCatcgtcctcctcctcctcgGTTATACACCAAACCACCGACACAGAGGAAGGCAAGCCAAAATTCTCACTCGGAAGCTTGCTATGGTCTCGATTAGAACGCCTCTCCGGCGGTTTTGGCCCCATTAGATCCTGA